From the Maioricimonas rarisocia genome, one window contains:
- a CDS encoding secondary thiamine-phosphate synthase enzyme YjbQ, producing MVTQERIAIDTHSHGQMHDLTDQVRQIVHSSRVSQGMVNVFNVGSTGAIGTIEFEPGLERDLPEMLDRLMPPSPDYGHEQTWHDGNGHSHLQATTLGPSLTVPIDEGDLVLGTWQQIFHLECDIKPRQRTIVVTVYGEE from the coding sequence ATGGTGACGCAGGAACGAATCGCAATCGACACACACTCGCACGGACAGATGCATGACCTGACCGATCAGGTGCGGCAGATCGTGCATTCGTCCCGCGTATCGCAGGGGATGGTGAACGTCTTCAACGTAGGAAGCACAGGGGCAATCGGCACGATCGAGTTCGAGCCGGGCCTCGAGCGGGACCTGCCCGAAATGCTCGACCGGCTGATGCCGCCCAGTCCCGACTACGGACACGAGCAGACCTGGCACGATGGCAACGGGCATTCGCACCTGCAGGCGACGACGCTCGGCCCATCGCTGACGGTGCCGATCGACGAAGGGGATCTGGTGCTGGGGACGTGGCAGCAGATCTTTCATCTGGAATGCGACATCAAGCCGCGACAGCGGACGATCGTGGTGACGGTGTACGGGGAGGAGTAG
- a CDS encoding alkaline phosphatase D family protein: protein MPFRLTAVVLIGYCFALGTDASLAVDDQPLERIAFGSCAKQDEPQPIWKTIVETEPDLFLFIGDNIYGDSEDMNVLRKKWNQLGAIDGYRRLKEVCPILATWDDHDYGVNDGGAEYPRKKESQKVFLEFFEEPADSPRWNREGVYGAKLFGPEGKRVQVILLDTRYHRSQLVKRIWRPEPGEGDKGPYGPNEDPAATMLGDEQWKWLEEQLKVPAQVRIIASSIQVIPDGHHWEKWGNLPRERQRLFSLIEKTGAEGVIFISGDRHSAEISAVDPGVGYELIDVTSSSLNRPSKWHSELNPHRLGTKYTDENFGMITIDWQEEDPVVRCQVRSIEGEVVLQHRVRLSQLQPPVGD, encoded by the coding sequence ATGCCATTCAGACTGACCGCGGTCGTTCTCATTGGATACTGCTTCGCACTTGGCACCGACGCGTCGCTTGCTGTCGACGACCAGCCACTCGAGAGGATCGCCTTCGGCTCATGCGCAAAGCAGGACGAGCCGCAACCGATCTGGAAAACGATCGTCGAGACAGAGCCGGATCTGTTTCTGTTCATCGGTGACAACATCTATGGCGACAGCGAGGACATGAACGTCCTGCGGAAGAAGTGGAACCAGCTTGGTGCCATCGACGGCTATCGTCGCCTGAAAGAAGTCTGCCCGATCCTCGCGACGTGGGACGACCACGACTACGGCGTAAACGACGGCGGTGCCGAGTATCCCCGCAAAAAGGAGTCGCAGAAGGTCTTCCTCGAGTTCTTTGAAGAGCCGGCCGACTCCCCCCGCTGGAACCGGGAAGGGGTTTACGGAGCAAAGCTGTTCGGCCCGGAAGGGAAACGGGTACAGGTCATCCTCCTCGATACCCGCTACCACCGCAGCCAACTGGTCAAACGCATCTGGCGCCCCGAGCCGGGAGAAGGGGATAAGGGCCCCTACGGCCCCAACGAGGATCCGGCTGCGACGATGCTCGGCGACGAACAATGGAAGTGGCTCGAAGAGCAGCTCAAGGTGCCGGCCCAGGTCCGCATCATCGCCTCGAGCATCCAGGTCATTCCCGACGGCCACCATTGGGAGAAGTGGGGAAATCTCCCGCGCGAACGGCAGCGGCTGTTCAGCCTCATCGAGAAGACCGGTGCCGAGGGGGTGATCTTCATCTCGGGAGACCGGCACTCGGCCGAGATCTCGGCGGTCGACCCGGGCGTCGGCTACGAACTGATCGACGTCACCTCCAGCAGCCTCAACCGCCCATCGAAGTGGCATTCGGAACTCAACCCGCATCGTCTGGGGACGAAGTACACAGACGAAAACTTCGGGATGATCACCATCGACTGGCAGGAGGAGGATCCGGTCGTTCGTTGCCAGGTCCGCTCGATTGAGGGGGAAGTCGTGCTGCAGCATCGGGTTCGGCTCAGTCAGCTGCAGCCGCCGGTCGGCGATTGA
- a CDS encoding RNA polymerase sigma factor produces the protein MNCSRDIVDLVEAIRAGEAGAAEELVTRYEPEVRAEVRQRLRRGRIRRMIDSDDVCQSIFASLLVRLSNGQFDIDDRRDLERLFARIVRNKVNLQFRRHLAARRDVRRLRSLDTQGAADDVPGTESSPSEAMGLAEMVARAREQLSDEELQVAAWRKAGDSWEVIGQRLETSADAARKRFERAIQRVTDRVLLGEEL, from the coding sequence ATGAATTGCAGCAGAGATATTGTCGACCTCGTCGAGGCGATCCGTGCCGGCGAGGCCGGGGCCGCCGAGGAACTTGTCACACGCTACGAACCCGAGGTCCGCGCGGAGGTTCGACAGCGGCTGCGTCGCGGGCGAATCCGCCGCATGATCGACTCGGACGATGTCTGCCAGTCGATCTTCGCCAGCCTTCTGGTGCGCCTCTCGAACGGTCAGTTTGACATCGATGACCGACGGGATCTTGAGCGCCTGTTTGCGCGGATCGTGCGCAACAAGGTGAACCTGCAGTTCCGGCGACACCTGGCAGCCCGTCGCGATGTGCGGCGTCTCCGTTCGCTGGACACCCAGGGGGCTGCTGACGATGTCCCGGGAACGGAATCGTCTCCCTCGGAGGCGATGGGGCTGGCAGAAATGGTTGCCAGGGCCCGCGAGCAACTCTCGGACGAAGAGCTGCAGGTGGCCGCCTGGCGCAAGGCCGGCGATTCGTGGGAGGTCATCGGTCAGCGGCTGGAGACCTCCGCGGACGCGGCCCGGAAGCGGTTCGAACGCGCGATCCAGCGTGTGACGGACCGGGTTCTGCTCGGCGAAGAACTCTGA
- a CDS encoding serine/threonine protein kinase, giving the protein MGEATRQRTDRLPGAQPGDGTMSISLRRFTHRVIASGVLTSLEIQEFTASLPSEGRPVDGEQLARALVRARKLTAYQAQQIYRGNGKDLVRGNYIILDEIGQGGMGTVFKAEHRRMHRIVALKTLSSSISESAEARARFLREVRVAAQLDHPHIVAAFDADRAGDSYFLVMKYVEGEDLSSLVRRQGPLPNDKAVDCVRQAALGLQYAHDQGVIHRDVKPSNLLLDTTGTVRVLDLGLARFTSDDASQSDLTGSGAVMGTVDYMAPEQAQNTKLADTRSDIYSLGCTLFFLLTGRPVYDGETIVQKLLAHREAPLPSLLEVAGVSVEFDVAFRKMIAKAPDDRYQAMAELVCELPRLASPVTVMQPASPGTEDSRLEAFLEAIGTPSSPVRPHSVPPSPDDAGADRTASHNDAHVATSPGRRQVNSRPYALTFPSRTRGKAAFMVRAAAVVTLLAGLSLLGVRMLLFAPAAPHAPQTRKPPAPLNSSRSEGEVPDDAPGTGAALNSDKRPPAVPKLVTQPGADPLRSPPLSQPTAEDVSDQTTVESGSMNLAASTPQANPEEPSDASPAPPLNMPATEKAPPDNHPKEPDTPKTIQVGPGEGMRPNLRDALAEATGGDTIELCQNEPLTISARTHIWNRPGGLTLRAGEGFTPVLVAQSSSESAARIGIYSSGDETETLLVDGLTFVDLNERNREPLFVTNRAATFRNCQWILQQQAVLGDSSVRPVELHGCYIWRRYLGSQNVTLGTSGDLKLTNCLLVGDGYIASSAGTASVEATTFVATRNAFTVTGSTAIHSERNLFVGLEHVIGFWPLQDGDVAQAREWLSDYAGVDNVYFRCLRFAPQLAGSNPAGDFVAWQRFIGNRERNPLLGDPGFVRPDLVVSARQRPLPPGAFQLRPGGAARRRKAGCDVDRLRPLPRAIGQIVPEEDMPTQ; this is encoded by the coding sequence GTGGGGGAGGCAACTCGTCAGCGCACAGATAGATTGCCTGGCGCCCAACCTGGCGACGGAACGATGTCAATCTCCCTCAGACGATTCACGCACCGCGTCATTGCTTCCGGTGTTCTGACGTCTCTGGAAATCCAGGAGTTTACGGCGTCGCTGCCCTCCGAAGGCCGGCCGGTGGACGGAGAGCAGCTGGCCCGCGCTCTCGTCCGCGCGAGGAAGTTGACGGCCTACCAGGCCCAGCAGATCTATCGAGGAAATGGGAAAGACCTCGTCCGGGGCAACTACATCATTCTCGACGAAATCGGTCAGGGAGGCATGGGAACCGTCTTCAAGGCTGAGCATCGCCGCATGCACCGCATCGTGGCCCTGAAGACCCTGTCGTCCTCCATCAGCGAGTCGGCCGAGGCCCGCGCGCGGTTCCTCCGCGAAGTCCGTGTCGCTGCCCAGCTCGATCATCCCCATATCGTGGCAGCGTTCGATGCCGACCGGGCGGGCGACTCGTACTTCCTCGTCATGAAGTATGTCGAAGGGGAAGACCTTTCCTCCCTCGTCCGACGCCAGGGACCGTTGCCGAACGACAAGGCAGTCGACTGCGTTCGCCAGGCGGCGCTGGGGCTGCAGTACGCGCACGACCAGGGCGTGATTCACCGCGACGTCAAGCCCTCGAACCTGCTGCTGGACACGACGGGAACTGTGCGCGTGCTCGATCTGGGACTGGCTCGATTCACGTCCGATGACGCCTCGCAGTCCGACCTGACCGGATCGGGGGCTGTGATGGGAACAGTTGATTACATGGCGCCAGAGCAGGCGCAGAACACGAAACTGGCCGACACCCGTAGCGACATTTACAGTCTTGGATGTACGCTGTTCTTCCTGCTCACTGGGCGCCCCGTTTATGACGGGGAAACGATCGTCCAGAAACTGCTCGCACACCGTGAGGCCCCCTTGCCATCGCTCCTCGAGGTGGCGGGAGTCTCTGTGGAGTTCGACGTGGCCTTTCGCAAGATGATTGCCAAGGCCCCCGACGATCGGTACCAGGCGATGGCCGAACTGGTCTGCGAGCTGCCACGCCTCGCTTCGCCGGTGACCGTAATGCAGCCTGCGTCTCCCGGGACCGAAGACAGCCGCCTGGAGGCATTCCTGGAGGCAATCGGGACGCCGTCTTCTCCCGTGCGTCCGCACAGTGTCCCGCCGAGCCCGGATGATGCAGGCGCTGACCGCACGGCATCTCACAACGACGCACACGTGGCAACGTCACCGGGCAGGCGGCAAGTGAACTCCCGGCCGTATGCGCTCACGTTCCCGAGCCGCACCCGTGGCAAAGCGGCGTTCATGGTCCGAGCCGCCGCCGTGGTCACGCTGCTTGCAGGTTTGTCGCTGCTGGGCGTTCGGATGCTGCTGTTCGCCCCGGCCGCTCCTCATGCTCCGCAGACACGCAAACCGCCCGCACCGCTCAACTCGTCCCGGAGCGAAGGTGAGGTTCCCGACGATGCACCCGGCACCGGTGCAGCGCTGAACTCAGACAAGCGTCCCCCGGCCGTTCCCAAGCTCGTCACACAACCGGGTGCGGATCCACTACGGTCCCCCCCGCTGAGCCAACCGACGGCCGAGGACGTATCCGACCAAACCACCGTCGAGTCGGGAAGCATGAATCTGGCCGCATCCACTCCGCAGGCGAATCCTGAAGAGCCGTCTGATGCCTCGCCCGCCCCTCCGTTGAACATGCCCGCGACGGAAAAGGCTCCTCCGGATAACCATCCAAAGGAGCCCGACACACCGAAGACCATCCAGGTCGGCCCCGGCGAAGGGATGCGGCCCAATCTGCGTGACGCCCTCGCGGAAGCGACCGGCGGCGACACGATCGAACTCTGCCAGAACGAACCACTGACCATCTCAGCGAGAACGCACATATGGAATCGCCCCGGCGGCCTGACCCTTCGTGCCGGTGAGGGCTTTACCCCGGTTCTCGTGGCACAGTCTTCGTCCGAGTCGGCAGCTCGCATCGGTATCTACAGTTCCGGCGATGAGACAGAGACCCTGCTGGTCGACGGCCTCACGTTTGTGGACCTGAATGAGCGAAATCGCGAACCACTGTTCGTGACAAACCGTGCCGCAACATTCCGCAACTGCCAGTGGATCCTGCAGCAGCAGGCCGTGCTCGGCGATTCCAGCGTGCGGCCGGTTGAACTGCACGGATGCTACATCTGGCGGCGGTATCTCGGCTCGCAGAACGTGACGCTTGGTACCTCCGGCGATCTGAAACTGACGAACTGCCTGCTCGTCGGGGACGGCTACATCGCATCGTCGGCCGGCACGGCGTCGGTGGAGGCCACGACGTTCGTTGCGACCAGAAACGCATTCACCGTCACCGGCAGTACCGCGATCCACTCCGAACGCAATCTGTTTGTCGGTCTCGAACACGTTATCGGGTTCTGGCCGCTGCAGGACGGCGACGTTGCTCAGGCCCGCGAGTGGCTTAGCGACTACGCGGGCGTCGACAACGTATACTTTCGCTGTCTACGGTTTGCTCCGCAGCTTGCCGGAAGCAATCCAGCCGGAGACTTTGTCGCCTGGCAGCGCTTCATCGGAAACCGCGAACGAAACCCGCTACTGGGCGACCCGGGATTTGTGCGACCCGATCTGGTCGTGTCGGCGAGGCAGAGACCGCTTCCACCCGGCGCGTTTCAGCTCAGGCCTGGCGGTGCCGCGCGACGGCGCAAGGCGGGGTGTGACGTCGACCGACTTCGCCCGCTTCCCAGGGCGATAGGCCAGATTGTGCCCGAGGAGGACATGCCTACCCAATAG
- a CDS encoding alpha/beta fold hydrolase, with product MPVVRANGIDQHVLVQGEGPAILFVHGFPLDHTMWRWQYGRFTRSHRVIAPDLRGFGKTPPGDAPASMELYADDLAALLDELNIAEPVVLCGLSMGGYVAWQFIRRHGHRLAGLVLCDTRAAADTPEIKETRGQLAEHVLASGTATLAESIPEKLFSEVTREKQPQLLEETKRVILKTPPEGVAAAARAMAARPDMNDLLPAIDVPTLVVVGADDRLSPPAEMRQLAAAIPAAEFVEIDNAGHMTPLEASAKFNLVMQQFLDQVPAR from the coding sequence ATGCCTGTAGTTCGCGCCAACGGAATCGATCAACACGTACTGGTGCAGGGGGAGGGTCCGGCGATCCTGTTCGTGCATGGTTTTCCCCTCGATCACACCATGTGGCGCTGGCAGTACGGACGCTTCACCCGTTCGCATCGCGTCATCGCTCCCGATCTGCGCGGGTTCGGCAAGACCCCGCCCGGTGATGCACCCGCTTCGATGGAGCTGTACGCCGACGATCTCGCGGCCCTGCTCGACGAACTCAACATCGCCGAGCCGGTTGTCCTCTGCGGACTCTCCATGGGAGGCTACGTTGCCTGGCAGTTCATCCGCCGCCACGGGCACCGGCTGGCCGGGCTGGTGCTGTGCGATACCCGTGCCGCCGCGGATACACCCGAAATCAAAGAGACCCGTGGCCAACTGGCCGAACATGTCCTCGCCAGCGGGACGGCCACGCTCGCCGAGAGCATTCCGGAAAAGCTGTTCTCCGAGGTCACACGCGAGAAGCAGCCGCAACTGCTCGAGGAGACGAAGCGGGTGATCCTCAAGACCCCTCCGGAAGGCGTTGCTGCTGCGGCCCGTGCCATGGCCGCCCGCCCCGACATGAATGATCTGCTTCCGGCGATCGACGTGCCGACTCTTGTCGTGGTCGGAGCCGACGACAGGCTTTCACCTCCTGCCGAGATGAGGCAGCTTGCCGCCGCGATCCCTGCAGCAGAGTTCGTCGAGATCGACAATGCCGGTCACATGACGCCACTCGAGGCATCGGCGAAGTTCAACCTCGTGATGCAGCAGTTCCTCGATCAGGTTCCCGCCCGGTAA
- a CDS encoding IS4 family transposase, which yields MLTDEPRYDVWEQIRQQDLKAFARLLPESLVVQAAERADVRIVRSALAIPNLVWLGVLSALHSTKSFARILTLTAQMLDLSANGLPEAVARSRRNAARRKPKASKHSPRGKDPATVTEEAFTQARRRMPVAVWFVLIELLTARFEEQHQDLIRWKRFRLLALDGTTIRLPQHNRLAEHFGTSSNGRYRVAQARMVMLQLPLVRLPWRYELGPVDEGERTVAARLLKQVRRNDLVLMDQGFWSYGLFHQIQAARGYFAIRQYPGVRMKTLRRLGPRDRIVRWKTPSGPRWRNANLPESITLRVINYQIKGFPPSAVVTNVLGPKRISREDWIRMATEAEPGHPLDPAVRKGIGLYHRRWEIETTFQELKVYQGLERTLRSHSPESVQYEVAGHVVLYLLVRWLMVEAAQRSTGDGDPLGVSFKHALEELVTAWPLLLTSTSTEVNRRVLPKLLAAIASHEVQWRPGRTFARKTSSASKKRRRKKSARQQT from the coding sequence ATGCTCACGGATGAGCCAAGGTATGATGTCTGGGAACAGATTCGTCAACAGGACCTCAAAGCGTTTGCCCGGCTACTGCCTGAGTCGCTCGTCGTTCAGGCCGCCGAGCGGGCGGATGTCAGGATCGTTCGCTCGGCATTGGCAATTCCCAACCTGGTCTGGCTGGGAGTGCTCTCGGCACTGCATTCGACAAAGAGCTTTGCCCGGATTCTCACGCTGACCGCCCAGATGTTGGACCTGTCGGCCAATGGCTTGCCCGAAGCGGTTGCACGATCCCGCCGCAACGCGGCACGACGCAAACCGAAGGCATCGAAACACAGTCCGCGGGGAAAAGATCCTGCGACGGTGACTGAAGAAGCCTTCACCCAGGCCCGCCGACGCATGCCGGTCGCTGTCTGGTTCGTCCTCATCGAACTGCTCACGGCCCGGTTCGAGGAACAGCACCAGGACCTGATCCGCTGGAAGCGGTTTCGTTTGCTGGCGCTGGACGGGACCACCATTCGGCTGCCGCAACACAATCGTCTGGCCGAGCACTTCGGCACCAGCAGCAACGGCCGGTATCGTGTCGCGCAGGCCCGTATGGTCATGTTGCAGTTGCCTCTGGTCCGTCTGCCCTGGCGGTACGAACTGGGACCGGTCGACGAAGGCGAACGCACCGTGGCCGCCCGATTGCTGAAGCAGGTACGGCGTAACGATCTGGTGCTGATGGATCAGGGGTTCTGGAGCTACGGGTTGTTCCATCAGATTCAGGCAGCGCGGGGCTACTTTGCGATTCGACAGTATCCGGGTGTTCGCATGAAGACGCTGCGGCGGCTGGGCCCCAGGGATCGCATTGTGCGCTGGAAAACTCCCTCCGGACCACGTTGGCGCAATGCAAATCTTCCCGAGTCGATCACGCTGCGCGTCATCAACTACCAGATCAAAGGCTTTCCCCCCAGTGCGGTGGTGACCAATGTGCTGGGACCGAAGCGCATCAGTCGCGAAGACTGGATCCGGATGGCGACAGAAGCCGAACCGGGACATCCACTGGATCCCGCGGTGCGCAAAGGCATCGGGTTGTATCATCGTCGCTGGGAGATCGAAACGACGTTTCAGGAACTGAAAGTCTACCAGGGGCTGGAACGGACCCTGCGGAGTCATTCGCCGGAATCAGTGCAGTACGAGGTGGCCGGCCACGTGGTGCTGTACCTGCTGGTTCGCTGGTTAATGGTCGAAGCCGCGCAGCGGTCCACCGGCGACGGAGACCCGTTGGGGGTGAGCTTCAAGCACGCCCTGGAAGAACTGGTGACGGCTTGGCCGCTGTTGCTGACATCCACCTCAACGGAGG
- a CDS encoding WD40 repeat domain-containing serine/threonine protein kinase, whose product MIDSPGGELSDILESACELQYQAWAAGNPIPLADLLARFPDVAADPEAANDLLYGEVLLAREFASECRFEDICAAFPDHAPRLRRQVALRDALEGTERTSEETVTWSSPSGRGLNPQTRLGDFEIIREIGRGGMGVVYHALDLQLGREVALKVLKHGELADARDVARFQNEVIAAAALDDPNIVAVYETGQHGEWCYYAMQYVRGGSLADARNRFVSRPRDATRLMVTVARAVQHMHLQGILHRDLKPSNVLLDEDNRPLVADFGLARIVYADAVTGTGELMGTVPFMAPELVRGGTRRASILTDVYGLGTILYTLLAGHWPYSSSDPVTTMRQISAGALPDVRRENPSVDSDLSTILGKALASAPADRYQSAADLADDLERYLEHRPIRARRAGRVEATWKWIRRKPTHAAVTVTITLLLISLLGVWLVGSIRERRLNGELAARLREVEETSAYNRELLYASDMRLVSRVLAEADSSQALDLLNRHIPQAGADDPRGIEWYFFRSQAVAPAVPLIESSEPGYYVSFSPSGDRVCVTGAGGRVTILDAETAQTERVIGTRQGEVNGLAWSPDGQLLASAGDDGTICLWDVATGRRERQIAAHDGEAYQVVFLRAGRQLVSCGKDPVVRLWNVATGQPAGVLEGHTDDVEALAVSPDGTALATVSSDRSLRFWDLTEPSPSGHRWPLAAKGSSVAFTHDGAMLAAAELSGHVHVLQLATLKSNLPSWTALLHADGVQSLAFIGESCRLATGDRSGTIRLWEPEPVPGGTTTESDHARRAWQAHDDRIYGLAVSNDGSRLASTSRDGRSLLWHTPMQPRTRSLETPGAGFTAIDSLPETGELVTVDGGGQVTLRNLRQNSTRVFACPVEKWDAVAGLPDGRIALANAESNRLLIWDLETERKLVETTFAETSTRDVELAPSPDGRSIALARYSHDEPALLLETKSLDIIDEIPTSAAQAIAWSPRDNVVAVGSMNDILIWDHATGKLLRRLSGHPATIHSLAFSPDGRFLASGGDGRSVRLWDVESGRQVMQGQVGRRLVTAVRFASDARTLIAADAFHRSIRIWNVATGQAMGILTQIPGQPQQIRVLHDGQRVAILTDDGQIHVLEADRER is encoded by the coding sequence ATGATCGATTCCCCAGGTGGCGAACTGTCTGATATCCTCGAGTCGGCCTGCGAACTCCAATACCAGGCTTGGGCTGCCGGGAATCCGATTCCGCTCGCCGATCTCCTGGCCCGGTTTCCGGATGTCGCTGCCGATCCGGAAGCAGCCAACGACTTGCTCTACGGCGAAGTGCTCCTTGCCCGCGAGTTTGCTTCGGAGTGCCGCTTTGAAGACATCTGTGCCGCGTTTCCGGATCACGCGCCGCGGTTGCGACGGCAGGTTGCCCTGAGGGACGCCCTCGAAGGAACGGAGAGGACTTCGGAGGAGACCGTTACGTGGTCGTCCCCGTCGGGTCGCGGCCTCAATCCGCAGACGCGACTCGGTGACTTCGAGATCATCCGCGAGATCGGCCGCGGTGGTATGGGCGTCGTCTATCATGCCCTCGATCTGCAGCTTGGGCGAGAAGTGGCCCTGAAGGTGCTCAAGCACGGCGAACTGGCCGATGCCCGGGATGTGGCACGGTTTCAGAACGAGGTGATTGCAGCCGCGGCTCTCGACGATCCCAACATCGTGGCGGTCTACGAAACGGGCCAGCACGGCGAATGGTGTTACTATGCCATGCAATATGTGCGGGGGGGGAGCCTCGCGGACGCGCGCAATCGATTCGTATCCCGGCCACGGGACGCGACACGGTTGATGGTGACGGTCGCCCGCGCCGTGCAGCATATGCACCTGCAGGGCATTCTGCACCGGGATCTGAAACCATCGAACGTATTGCTTGACGAAGACAATCGGCCGCTTGTCGCTGACTTCGGTCTGGCTCGCATCGTCTACGCCGACGCCGTGACCGGGACCGGCGAACTGATGGGGACCGTTCCCTTTATGGCTCCCGAGCTGGTGCGGGGCGGCACACGACGGGCGAGCATTCTGACGGACGTGTACGGACTGGGAACCATCTTGTACACGCTGCTGGCCGGCCACTGGCCCTATTCCAGCAGCGACCCGGTCACAACGATGCGGCAGATCTCGGCCGGAGCACTGCCGGATGTCCGCCGCGAGAATCCGAGTGTCGATTCCGACCTGTCCACCATCCTTGGCAAGGCGCTGGCGTCGGCCCCTGCAGACCGCTACCAGTCTGCAGCCGACCTCGCCGACGATCTCGAGCGATATCTGGAACACCGTCCGATCCGCGCTCGTCGCGCGGGCCGGGTGGAAGCCACATGGAAGTGGATTCGCCGGAAACCGACTCATGCGGCCGTAACGGTCACCATCACTCTGCTGCTCATCAGTCTTCTCGGCGTGTGGCTGGTCGGAAGCATCCGCGAGAGGCGGCTGAACGGAGAACTCGCTGCACGGCTGCGCGAGGTGGAAGAAACATCGGCGTACAACCGCGAACTTCTTTACGCCTCCGACATGCGTCTCGTCTCACGCGTTCTGGCGGAAGCCGACAGCTCGCAGGCACTGGATCTGTTGAATCGCCATATCCCCCAGGCCGGTGCCGATGATCCTCGCGGTATCGAATGGTACTTCTTCCGTTCCCAGGCGGTCGCTCCGGCCGTTCCACTCATCGAGTCCAGCGAGCCCGGTTACTACGTCAGCTTCTCGCCGAGTGGTGATCGGGTCTGCGTGACAGGTGCCGGCGGCCGTGTCACGATCCTCGATGCGGAAACCGCGCAAACAGAACGTGTGATCGGCACGCGGCAGGGTGAGGTGAACGGCCTCGCCTGGTCGCCCGACGGGCAACTGCTGGCCTCTGCAGGAGACGACGGGACCATCTGCCTGTGGGACGTCGCCACCGGCCGGCGGGAACGGCAGATCGCAGCGCACGACGGCGAGGCGTATCAGGTTGTCTTTCTGCGCGCGGGGCGGCAACTCGTTTCGTGCGGAAAAGATCCGGTCGTCCGCCTGTGGAATGTAGCGACCGGGCAGCCGGCCGGCGTCCTCGAAGGTCACACCGACGACGTCGAGGCTCTGGCCGTTTCGCCCGACGGCACTGCTCTGGCGACGGTCAGCAGTGATCGCTCACTGAGATTCTGGGACCTGACCGAACCGTCGCCGTCGGGGCATCGCTGGCCTCTTGCTGCGAAGGGCTCCTCGGTTGCCTTTACACACGACGGAGCAATGCTCGCCGCAGCGGAACTGAGCGGACACGTTCACGTTCTGCAGCTGGCCACGCTGAAGTCGAACCTGCCGTCGTGGACAGCCCTGCTGCATGCCGACGGCGTCCAGTCGCTCGCGTTCATCGGCGAGAGCTGCCGTCTGGCAACGGGTGACCGCAGCGGAACCATCCGGTTGTGGGAACCGGAACCGGTTCCGGGGGGAACGACGACCGAAAGCGATCATGCCCGGCGTGCCTGGCAGGCGCACGATGACCGCATCTATGGGCTCGCCGTCTCCAACGATGGATCCCGGCTGGCCTCGACCTCACGAGACGGTCGGTCCCTGCTGTGGCACACGCCGATGCAACCGCGCACTCGAAGCCTCGAGACACCCGGGGCCGGGTTCACCGCAATTGATTCGCTTCCCGAGACCGGAGAACTCGTCACGGTCGACGGCGGGGGACAAGTCACACTCCGAAACCTCCGCCAGAACTCGACACGGGTCTTCGCGTGTCCGGTGGAAAAATGGGACGCGGTCGCCGGTCTGCCTGACGGTCGCATTGCACTCGCAAACGCCGAGAGCAACCGCCTGCTGATCTGGGATCTCGAGACGGAACGGAAGCTGGTCGAAACGACGTTTGCCGAGACTTCGACTCGTGATGTCGAACTTGCGCCATCACCTGATGGCCGATCGATTGCCCTCGCTCGATATTCCCACGATGAACCTGCATTGCTGCTCGAGACGAAGTCGCTGGACATCATCGACGAGATTCCAACATCTGCGGCACAGGCCATCGCCTGGTCCCCTCGCGACAACGTCGTCGCGGTCGGCTCGATGAACGACATATTGATCTGGGACCACGCGACCGGGAAGCTCCTGCGGCGACTCTCGGGGCATCCGGCCACGATTCACTCACTTGCCTTCAGTCCCGACGGTCGATTCCTCGCATCCGGAGGCGATGGCCGGTCTGTTCGGTTGTGGGACGTAGAATCAGGCAGGCAGGTCATGCAGGGACAGGTTGGCCGCCGCCTGGTGACTGCGGTCAGATTTGCCAGCGACGCCCGGACGCTCATTGCGGCGGATGCATTCCACCGGTCAATTCGAATCTGGAATGTCGCAACCGGTCAGGCGATGGGCATCCTCACGCAGATTCCCGGCCAGCCTCAACAAATCCGCGTCTTACACGACGGACAACGTGTGGCGATCCTTACAGATGACGGCCAGATTCACGTGCTGGAAGCTGATCGTGAGCGGTAG